One Hippoglossus hippoglossus isolate fHipHip1 chromosome 5, fHipHip1.pri, whole genome shotgun sequence genomic window carries:
- the LOC117761713 gene encoding retinoic acid receptor gamma-A-like isoform X2: MFDCMEALGLAPRPLFDVSGQGSCMLGKATPYFSGLDPFAWAGTSSIQSVETQSTSSEEMVPSSPSPPPPPRVYKPCFVCQDKSSGYHYGVSSCEGCKGFFRRSIQKNMVYTCHRDKNCQINKVTRNRCQYCRLQKCFEVGMSKEAVRNDRNKKKKDVKEEVVLPENYELSGELEELVNKVSKAHKETFPSLMQLGKYTTNSSADHRVQLDLGLWDKFSELSTKCIIKIVEFAKRLPGFTTLTIADQITLLKSACLDILMLRICTRYTPEQDTMTFSDGLTLNRTQMHNAGFGPLTDLVFAFAGQLLPLEMDDTETGLLSAICLICGDRMDLEEPEKVDKLQEPLLEALKIYTRRRRPNKPHMFPRMLMKVTDLRGISTKGAERAITLKTEIPGPMPPLIREMLENPEAFEDSSDSGDSAAAAAPPAAPPAAPPAAPPAAPAIQAIKQEEKATESAIEEEEEEEEDDYWDEEKERGLDSDGELWGEAAAMKAVTGKAQ, encoded by the exons cGGTGGAGACCCAGAGCACCAGTTCAGAGGAGATGGTGCCCagctctccttctcctcctcctcctcctcgggtCTACAAGCCGTGCTTCGTGTGCCAGGACAAGTCGTCCGGTTATCACTACGGAGTGAGCTCCTGTGAGGGCTGCAAG GGTTTCTTCAGGCGCAGTATCCAGAAGAACATGGTGTACACCTGCCACAGAGACAAGAACTGTCAGATCAACAAAGTTACCCGCAACCGCTGCCAGTACTGCCGGCTGCAGAAGTGCTTCGAGGTCGGCATGTCCAAGGAAG CGGTGCGTAACGAcaggaacaaaaagaagaaggacgtgaaggaggaggtggtgctGCCAGAGAACTACGAGCTGAGcggggagctggaggagctggtgaacaAAGTCAGCAAAGCTCACAAGGAGACCTTTCCATCTCTGATGCAACTCGGAAAATACACCACA aACTCAAGTGCTGACCACAGAGTGCAGCTGGACTTGGGCCTGTGGGATAAGTTCAGTGAGCTCTCCACTAAGTGCATTATAAAGATTGTGGAGTTTGCCAAGCGGCTACCAGGCTTCACCACGCTCACCATCGCTGACCAGATCACCCTCCTCAAATCTGCATGTCTGGACATCCTG ATGCTGAGGATATGCACTCGTTACACCCCAGAGCAGGACACGATGACCTTCTCCGATGGCCTGACTCTCAACAGGACACAGATGCATAACGCCGGCTTTGGTCCACTCACAGACCTGGTGTTTGCCTTCGCCGGTCAGCTGCTTCCTTTAGAGATGGACGACACTGAGACGGGGCTGCTTAGCGCCATCTGCCTGATCTGTGGAG aTCGTATGGACCTGGAGGAGCCGGAGAAGGTGGACAAGCTGCAGGAGCCACTGCTAGAGGCTCTGAAGATCTACACCCGCCGCAGACGCCCGAACAAGCCTCATATGTTTCCGCGCATGCTGATGAAAGTTACAGATCTCAGAGGAATCAGCACCAAAG GTGCAGAGAGAGCCATCACACTGAAGACAGAGATCCCAGGGCCCATGCCTCCTCTCATCAGGGAGATGCTGGAGAACCCTGAAGCTTTTGAGGACAGCAGTGATTCAGGGGACAGTGCAGCCGCAGCTGCACCCCCAGCTGCACCCCCAGCTGCACCCCCAGCTGCACCCCCAGCCGCTCCCGCCATTCAAGCCATCAAGCAAGAGGAAAAAGCCACAGAGTCGGCCatcgaagaggaggaggaggaggaagaggacgactACTGGGACGAGGAGAAAGAGCGAGGGCTGGACAGTGACGGGGAGCTGTGGGGAGAGGCGGCCGCAATGAAAGCCGTGACTGGGAAagcacagtga